Below is a window of Anabas testudineus chromosome 10, fAnaTes1.2, whole genome shotgun sequence DNA.
AATCGTCTTCCCCTGACAGGACAGAGAGCTGAGACCGGAGGAGCTTGATGGTGAGATGACTTTTCTGGAGCAACAGatagtgtttctgttttagggCGCCTGAATAACTGATGttcaaatgttaatgtgtgtctgttgacCAGAGCTCCGGGAGGCGTTTGTGGAGTTTGATAAGAATAAAAAAGGCTACATCAGCCACAAAGACCTGGGAGAGTGCATGAGGACCATGGGGTACATGCCTACAGAGATGGAGCTGATCGAACTGAGCCAGCAGATCTGTGAGTGGAACAACAACAGACTAGGAGAGACACACAGATCTGAGTAGAATATAAGTGGAAAGAACCAGAAAAGAATAGAacaaaatagtaataataatttctttacaaaactTATTCAGTGTTTACTGCAGTCATTTCATGGAGATCTGTGGACATCAGGAGAAATTACTGATAACTAGGCAGCAGGATGGATCTTCTGCTTCTTGCTGGTTTTCATTTAGCCTTGTGTGTCCTGTAGGTGGAGGAAAAGTGGACTTTGAGGACTTTGTGGAGCTGATGGGACCCAAGATGCTGGCGGAGACAGCAGACATGATTGGAGTCAAAGAGCTACGGGACGCATTCAAAGAGGTCAGGATGCACGGAGTTACTGAAATAGTCTGTTGGCGCCCAGAGGAACATTTCATATCAGGAAAATATTTAAGAACCATGTATGTGAAGAATGTGTTATGTGTGTCATTTTCCGTCTTGCAGTTTGACTCCAACGGTGACGGTCTGATCAGTTTAACTGAGCTACGCGAGGCCATGAAGAAGCTGATGGGAGAACAAGTGACCAACAGAGAGATCAACGAGATCCTCCGAGACGTCGACCTCAACGGAGACGGTCTGGTTGATTTTGAAGGTGAGAGAAATTCACTGTCCGTCGAGTGTCCACATTTCTCGTCCTCCGTCTCactcatttctcttcttttatcaGAGTTTGTGCGAATGATGTCACGCTGACTGGTGTAGGTGTCCACATGTGAGACTGACATCAGCCGGATGTTGCTGTTGGTTGAAAGAACACACTACGCTGTAGTGGACCTTCCTACTCTGCTCTTCAGAGCAtgtatataatttttttttatattcaacTACTTAAAATTAACTTTGAATTTGCAATAGCACAAACAACTAAAGACGTCTCTACTTGAGATGCGATAAACATACAGAATCGGAGACATATCATAGAGAATATTTATGAAGTTGTGtttttagatgtatttttatatatcagTGCTTGTATTTGAGTGTAAAACcctgtttttaaaattgtacttagtattttctaataaaagaaattacaaaattTGAATGAATGGTTGTATTATTATAACCTAAAAAAGAATTCAACATGCACTAACATGATTAAAACCTGAGTTTATAATATAAAGACCAGCCAGTATCAAAAGGTAACTGTGGATTAAATGGGCATTCAACTGTATCATTCAGTATCTGTGCACAAAGCATGCATAAACATCAAATCATAAGTTTGGATGTGTCCATACAAACATCTTTTTTCTCCAATAATAAGCAGCAACAACCATCTTTGAAATCaagattttcctttttattgaaAACTTGGCCAGGAGTCTGTACAGCAGAGAGGATGTGTAATGCACAGGGGCAAGAAGACTGGGGGACAGGGGGCTTGAGAGACTCAGTTTCCCATGGTGCATCATACCCTGAGCCAAGAATCGTGTGTGTAAAACAGCAAGAGGCATCATGTTCCCTCTTCGATGTCTCCGAGGACTGTGGCGGGGGATGAAGTGAGGGACtaaaaaagtgagaaaagggGGGAAAGCAAAGCTCAGCCCAtaggggagaaagagaaaagtagagacagagagggatggagggtgGTCTGGTGGGTCTTGGTGGTCCTGCTGGTCCTTCCACTGAGGTGTTGACTCTTTTCATGGGCAGATTTAGGTCCTCACCCTTGCCTTCGCTGCGTTAGATCAAAGACCGTTAAAGGTAAAGGCCTCAGACATCTCTCCccctttccctctttctccGCCCCTCTCCCTCACTtccactctttctctttctctccttccctgAGCCTCACTTGCTGGCCATGGTGTAGCAGCCCTGTTGGTGCCACTGCATGTCACGGATGCGCCTCACGGACTGGAACTGAGGATGGCGGGCACCATACTCGTTGAAATGCCTGTACTCGCCCTTCTCCAGCAGATACTGGCTGCCACGGTATCCAGGGAACTGGTATCCCACCCAACTGCAGAAGTATGAGCAAACAGGTCAGTTTAGGATAGATTTAATGTGCTGTTTGAGTCATCCCATCAGTGGTTCAGTGAAAGATACTCACGTTCCACAGCTGACCATGATGCTGCCCACTCTGTCAGTGAAGCCATAAGAGAACAGACTGGGAACGTCATCGTCCACAATCTCCATCTTGCGGCCCTTGAACTCTCCCACCTCGTACAGGCAGATCTTGTGCTTCTCAGGGTcctgtgagagagaaaaagaggaaacataCGTTTATAGAgccaaactgaaaaacaagaagagcaAGAAACCTGAACTGGATCTGTTTCATTACCATTCTGACAGGCCTGAAGGACAGCAGGTAGTCATTCTTCTGGCAGTTGCTCCAGGAGTCCCAGCGAGGATACTCTCCCTTCTCCAGGATGTACATCTCGCCGCAGAAGTTCATCTGCTCGAAGCCCACGAAGCTGCACATGAAACAATATTATCAAATCGATGCAAACCCATCTAGCTCAAATATGAAACTAGATATATGATTTGATACGTACGGTCCACACTCAACACGCAGGGAACGCACACGGTCCATGCccagctcacacacattcatgcactcGTTGCTGATCTCGATCATGCGACCCTGGAAGTTCTCCTGGTCGAAGACGTACATCTAGAGGAGGCAGATGAACACGAGTGAGTTACTACGACAGTGGTGGGATACACAGTTATCTCTATGTGAAGCAGCAGTCGTGTGTGAGAGGCACCACCTTGTAGGACATCATTCCCATCTCAGACTTCTTGCTCTGAGCAGCCTTGCCGTCAGTCTGGGAAGAAGTCTTGGACTTGTCTCCACTGGACATGATTACTAGGCAGGAAGAGAGGTAAACACGCTGAGTGAAGGTATGATCATGAGCTGAATCTAACCTATGCTGAGTGATGTGAGGATTTTAAAACAATCAAAGGAAGcaacaaaaaaagcactgatacttcacagttaaagttaaagtatgGAAAGGAATCTGTATTTTCTAGTCTAATTCTCTTGATCTGTAGCTCAACACACCTGCAGGTGTTGCCTGcatatatgcgtgtgtgtgttgtgtgtgtaccttacctgtgtgtgtgtgcgattcCGGTGCCGAGCCTCACTCAGAGTGTGTGCGGCTCGGACTGTGCTCCTCTCTTTTATACGCTGGCGCCCACAGGAGAGGGATTATGGGGACAGAAACAAACCTGCTGAGgtcagagacaagagacaaaagaaacCCTACATCATCAGAGTGGGACGGACAGAGGGGACGGGAGGAGACAGCGCTAGACTGACAGAAGTTTGAGAGCTAACTGGAGACAGTTTGTAACTAATGACATACAAGTGAATGTCAACTTTTTAGTAGTTAGTGTCTTTACCAGGTTAATACTTGTTAGGTGTATTCAACATAATTCACCATGAAAACGTACTTATTCCTAATATAAGAGTAACGTATACAGGTGTGATGACAGTGTCTGTTTGTGGCTTCAAAGTTTAAAGTAGTAGAAAAGGTCTTTGGTgtaacattttgtgtgtgataCGTACATCTGAATGAAAAGTTTCTCTACTTGAGGCCTGAGGCGTCCAAAACCTTTCCCTCAAACACCCTCATTTATACTCATGAGACTTCAAGCCTCTATTTGATAGTTATTACTAAAGGAAAGAAAACCTGAAAGGGTTTTTAATAGGACTGTGTTTGATGAAATTTATTGGAGCTGGTGCTTGTACAAACTCAAATGAGTGAAGCTGcagtctcctcttcactttGAAAGATCTCTGGTTCAGTTAAACTACACATCTCTGTGCGCAGGTCTACTTGGACCTAATCAGATCCTAATATGTGAAAAGGACTTTAATTCAACCTTTACATTCAACCAGACGCACCCAGTTGCCTCCTTCTCGTGCGCCCCTGCGATGCATCTGCTCTGCAGTTAATCCCCACATTCTCCAGCCCGATCCCGGCCCTTTGTGCCTGGGTACGCGCAGGACTGCTGACCGGGGTCCGAACATACCGGAGCGCCTTTGTTGAGAGCCCCAGCAGCTCTATGGGATCTGCTGAGCTGGCCGATGGAGCGGGACAACAGCGGGACAACAGCAGCCAGAGGCCACGCCGGGAGCGCGCCACGCCGCGGCTGCGTCACACAGACGCTGGGCCACGGTCCGGGTCACCGTCGCGGACGCGCAGTGTGACCGGCGCGCACCCCGAGCACCGGTATAAAACTGAAGCGCCAGGTTCTCTCAAAGCTCTACGCGAGGCAGGCACGTCCCAGTCCGAGCTCTTCCAATAAAGTGCCGATCTAGGTAAGGCTGCATCTCTGCTTTCAACTCAGCCCAGGGTCACACAGACAGGAACTGAAACTCCAAAGCACTGTTTGAAACAGCTGTGATACACTGTGGTAGCTGTCTGACTTTCTATGACACATTTCACCTGCTTTATTTTAGAGTTTGACCCTTTATTTGATCTGTTTAACAGTGAGATGTGACAAACTACTgcagctaaataaaaatgtgtttgtcttgtaaGTGGAAGTGGCACTGTACTGGGCATCATCACACTTACAGttcatttagaaaaacagaTTCTCATTTTGGTGTTTAGAGCATTCGTTTGTGCTCCAACTGGATCCATTAATGCAACGTCCTCTCCTATCTCCTTCTCTTTGTCCTCATGTGCCACCTTAGGAGTAAAGATGTACAGAACTACAAGGTCCCCCATGATGCAGCCGCTGGTCAACTCAGGAATGGGCATGGCACCTTTCTTCAAGGTAAACACACCCAGACTCTACACACAGGAGCACAAACCTTTGCCACAAATGGATTTAGACTGTTCAAAAGCATTTCCTGTATGAtctttctgtgttctgtgttgatGTTCCTCCTTTGCTCCGTCTTTTCAGGTGACTGTGTTCGAGCAGGAGCACTTCCAGGGCAAGTGCCTGGAGTTCACCTCCGAGTGCTGCAACATCCAGGAATGCGGTCTGGACAACATTCGCTCCATCAGGGTGGAGAGCGGAGCGTAAGTTTCACTAACTTTGTCTaagcagacagaaaagagatGCAGCAAAAAGATGTGAGGAGCACGTCCTCTATAATGGCACGTAGTGATGGTGGTGAAATAAGGGAAGCTTGCTTCGTTTAGTTTTCTATAAATGCATCCATCCTAGACACAAAAGAGAAGATAAAGGGTCATGTGGGTGTTTTAAGAACTGTATCAGCTCAGATGTGTCTTATGCAAAGCTGCACTTCGACATCAGAATAAGCATTTTGCACATCTTGTCTTCAAATTCCCCGTGGATCATCATGTAAAcagtctccctgtctctctctctgtgtgaagCTGGGTGGGTTTCGAGCACCATGACTTCCAGGGCCAGCAGTTCATCCTGGAGAGGGGAGAGTACCCCCACTGGGACGCTTACAGCGGCTCCCTCTCCTACCACGTGGAGCGCCTAATGTCTCTGCGCCCCATCTACTGTGCCGTGAGTGCATCTTAGTGTTCAGGTGACAGTCAGCTATTGGCTCAATAATCGAGAACCCAACAAATGACAACTGTTTCGCCTACAGTCCCACCAGAGCAGTCGTATGATCATCTTCGAGAAGGAGAACTTCATGGGCCGCAGTGTGGAGATCTGTGATGACTACCCCTCTCTGCAGGCCATGGGCTGGATGATGCCTGAAGTTGGCTCCATGCACGTGCAGTGTGGCGCGTAAGTTtactttttctccatctttttcttaATAAAAAATGCGCCGACACAGACCATTAATCATCTAATTTAATCTACAGACTTCAGCTCAAATAAACACTCTATCCTCTATATCGCTATAATCCACTATCAGTTTGTATGGTATCTAATAGTCAT
It encodes the following:
- the cabp2b gene encoding calcium-binding protein 2 isoform X1 produces the protein MFMIIREPSAGGGGAGAMSAPPERSAKQVQAAIKKKVEKQKKKTNDQGGGAGDIQAATPQPARHQKGVQSPQTTTMEDRESLEEKLEEMMEGPQRREKEKEEEDEPVDLLPIVDSVYGQDRELRPEELDELREAFVEFDKNKKGYISHKDLGECMRTMGYMPTEMELIELSQQICGGKVDFEDFVELMGPKMLAETADMIGVKELRDAFKEFDSNGDGLISLTELREAMKKLMGEQVTNREINEILRDVDLNGDGLVDFEEFVRMMSR
- the cabp2b gene encoding calcium-binding protein 2 isoform X2 — its product is MLHIVGPACIFLRQGISQTLDRELRPEELDELREAFVEFDKNKKGYISHKDLGECMRTMGYMPTEMELIELSQQICGGKVDFEDFVELMGPKMLAETADMIGVKELRDAFKEFDSNGDGLISLTELREAMKKLMGEQVTNREINEILRDVDLNGDGLVDFEEFVRMMSR
- the cryba1l1 gene encoding crystallin, beta A1, like 1 → MYRTTRSPMMQPLVNSGMGMAPFFKVTVFEQEHFQGKCLEFTSECCNIQECGLDNIRSIRVESGAWVGFEHHDFQGQQFILERGEYPHWDAYSGSLSYHVERLMSLRPIYCASHQSSRMIIFEKENFMGRSVEICDDYPSLQAMGWMMPEVGSMHVQCGAFVCYQYPGYRGQQYIMECERHSGDYQHCRNWGSHCQTPQIQSIRRIQH
- the LOC113160556 gene encoding beta-crystallin B1-like — translated: MSSGDKSKTSSQTDGKAAQSKKSEMGMMSYKMYVFDQENFQGRMIEISNECMNVCELGMDRVRSLRVECGPFVGFEQMNFCGEMYILEKGEYPRWDSWSNCQKNDYLLSFRPVRMDPEKHKICLYEVGEFKGRKMEIVDDDVPSLFSYGFTDRVGSIMVSCGTWVGYQFPGYRGSQYLLEKGEYRHFNEYGARHPQFQSVRRIRDMQWHQQGCYTMASK